The nucleotide sequence CTCCTGGTCGCCGTGGTCGCCGCTGGAGTGGGTGCGGAAGAACGGGTGGAAGGCGCCCAGCGCCACCCAGCGCACGTACAGCTCACCGTCGGGCGTATCAATAAAGCCTCCGATATCGGAGCCAATGAAGCTGAAGCCCGAGATGCTCAGGCGCTGGCACTGGATGTTAGCCAGCCACAGGTGCTCCCAGGAGGCAATGTTGTCGCCGGTCCAGGCGGAGGAGTAGCGCTGGCCGCCGGCATAGGTGCTGCGCGTGATGGTGAACGGCCGGTTGGGGTAGCTGAACTGCTTCACGCCCTCGTTGGTGGCGCGGGCCATCTGCATGCCGTAGATGTTGTGGGCCTTTTTGTGCGAGGCCGGGTGGCCGTCGTAGTCGAAGCGCACGTCATCGGGGAAGGTGCCCTTCTCGAACACGGCCGGCTCGTTCATGTCGTTCCAGACGCCGCGCACGCCGGTTTCCTCAATCAGGCCCTTGAACAGGCCGGCCCACCACTCGCGCACGTCGGGGCGAGTGTAGTCGGGGAAGTTGCAGAGGCCGGGCCACACCGAGCCTTTCATCAGCGGGCCATCAGCTCGGCGGCAGTACACGTCTTTTTCCAGGCCCTCGGCAAACACCCGGTAGTTGGGATCAATCTTGATGCCGGGGTCGATGATGACGATGGTTTTGAAGCCGTCCTGGGCCAGCTCCTGCACCATGCGCTTGGGCTCGGGGAAGTGCGTGGGGCTCCAGGTGAAGCAGCGGTACCCGTCCATGTAGTCGATGTCGAGGTACAGGGCGTCGCAGGGAATCTGCCGGTCGCGGAAGCCCTTGGCAATTTCCTTGACGTTAGATTCGGGGAAGTAGCTCCACTTGCACTGGTGGTAGCCCAGCGCCCACAGCGGCGGCAGCTCGGGCGGGCAGGTCAGGCGGGTGTATTCCTCGGTCACTTCGAGCAGGCTGGGGCCGTAGATGAAGTAGTAGTTCATCTCGCCGCCCTGGGCCCAGAAGCTGGTGACGTCGGCACGCTCCGCGGCAAAGTCGAAGCTGGCCTTGAAGGAGTTGTCGAAGAAGATGCCGTGGGCAATCTTTTGCTGCAGCTCCAGGTACAGCGGAATGTTCTTGTAGAGCGGGTCGGAGCCCTTCACGTAGCCGTAGGTATCAGATCCCCAGTTGGTGAAGCGCTTGCCGCGCAGGTTCATGTTGTCGGGCTTGTCGCCGAGGCCGTAGTAGTGCACGCCGCTCTGCACCTGCTTGCTCATCTTCACGATGTCGTTGCCGGTGTCGTAGTCGTACTCCCAGTGGTAGCCCTTCTCGTCCTGCACCAGCGTGTTGCCGGAGCGGTCGAGCACGCGGGTTTTCAGGCCGTCCTTGGCTACGGTGCAGATCAGGCGGTCGGTGGTGATGCGGTAGTGGTCGGGCCGCTCCCGGAACTCCAGAAACTCGGGCGCCTGGCGGGCGGGTACGCCGTTGGGGAAGGCGTAGCTGAAATCGGGCGCAAACCCCACCTCCGAGGCGTAGCGGAAGCGCAGAACTTTATCGGTGATGACCTCCAGCCGGAGCTGGGCCCCGTTGTCGCAGCGGAAAACGAAATCGGAGCCGTCCTGCTGGCTGGCCACTACTTTGCCGGGAAAGAACTCCTGCTTCGCTTTCGCGGCCAGGTCGTTCAGCATGTAGTTGTTTTCCTGAATGTTGTGCTCGTTCATGAGGAAGGTCGGGCTGGGAAAAGCGGGCGGGTAAAAAAAAATCCGGCCGTGCCGGAGAAGCCTGCATTAAGCTTGCGAAGGTAAAAACGAATCCCGCGAATTTTGCCTAACATTGGCTATTGATTCGTAAAAACCGCCTTTATAGCCCCAATAAACCGGTTTTGCTATTCTTCCTTTTTCTGCCCGATTGCCCATGACTATTGCTCCGCTTAAGGTACTGATGCTGGGCTGGGACGCGCCCGCCGGAGCGGAGGCGACTCCGGCCACTACGGCCGCGCTGGTTTCGGCGCTGGCCCCGCACGCGGCGCTCACGCTGCTGCTGCCGCATCTGCCCGAGCCCATGCACCTGCCGGCCCCCGCCACCGCCACCGGCCTGGGCAACCTCACCGCCGAAGAGCTGGCTTTGGCCGACACCCATTTCAACGCCCCCCATCCGGAAACCTGGCAGTCGCCGATGGCGCCTTACCTGGGCGCCACGGTGGGCACGGAGGCAACTGGCCCGGCCACGCCAGCGGCGCCCTACATCGGCAGCAGCGAGGCCGCGCCAGCCGCAGCCCTAGGGCCAGACGCCGCGGCCGAACCGGCTTCGGCAGATACCGCCCAGACCGCCGAAACAGCTACCCTGCTCAACGCCGACGCCTTTGCCGCCGATGAAGCCGAGCCGGACGCGCAGGAAGCCGCCGCCCTCGACTTTACGGAGTTGGCTGGCGCCGAGCCAGAAACCGCAGATCAGGAAGGGGCGCCGTATTCTGAAACGCTTGCGCCCACTGCTCCCGTGGCAGCCATCCAGCCGGCCCCGGCGGCCGCGCTGGTCGGCCCGCAGTCGGTGCTGACCGTTGCGCTGGAAGCGTTGCGCACGCCGGCCGTTTCCGATGCCGACCTGAACTTCCGCGTGATTCAGTACGCCCGGTTTGCCACGCGGCTGGCCGCCAGCCAGGAGTTTGCGGTGATTTATGCCGCCGACTGGCAGGCGTGGCTGGCCGGCCTGGAGCTGCGGCAGCTGACCGGCAAGCCGCTGGTGCTGCACGTGCACAGCCTGGCCCAGGACCGCAACACGGCCGCCGACCGGGGCTGGGTGCTGGAGCTGGAGCGCCTAGCGTTGCGCCGCGCCGACCTGGTGCTGGCGGCTTCCTCAGCCCTGGCCCTGCGGGTGCTGGAGCTGCACGAGCTGCCGCCACAGCGGGTCCGCCGCTTGTCGGCCGCCGCCGCACAGGACCCGGCCCGCCTCGCCGAAGCCATTCTGGCGGCGCTTCAGGAAGTGGCCCCGGCGTAGCAGCACTGGCAGGTGGCGGACGGCAGATAGCCGGCGCTAGTGTACGGAGCGCTACCTTTGCAGCCGCTGGCCGCCCGGAGCGGCCAGCGGCTTCTTTTTGTATTGGCTGGCCGCCGCATCTTCCCTTCTTCTCTATGTCTGATTCGCAGGAACAGGTTTTTGATACCACTTTAGAGCTGCATCCGACCGATGGCGGCGTGTTTCTCTTCGTGCCGTTCAGCGTGCCCGAGGTGTTCGGGCAGCGGGGCCAGGTGCACGTGCGCGGCACCCTCGACGGCTTTCCGTTCCGGTTGCCGCTCACGCTTGACGAGGACGGCCACCACATTCTGGCCGTGAACAAGCAGCTGCGCAACACCATCGGCAAAACCTGGGGCCTGCCCGTGCACGTCACGATGATGCCCGACACCGACGAGCCCGGCTTCGTGGTGCCCGACGACCTGGCCCGCGCCCTGGAGCGCACCGGCCTGCGCCCCGCCTTCGACCAGCTGGCCTACCCCCACCGCCGCGAGTATGTGCAATGGGTGGAGCGCGCTAAAAAGCCCGAAGCCCGCCAGCGCCGCATCCAGGACGTGCTGGAAGGCGCCGAAGCCGGCAAAAAGCTGAAGTAGGCGGTTAGCTGACCGGCCGCTGGCCCCGGTCTGCGCCGACGCAGTCGGCAAGACCGGTGGCCGCCAAACCGTCCCGGTCTCCGACCGGAGGACGCGCAGCGGCCAGCCGGAACCGCGCCGCTAAAACAGCAACTCTACCGGCAGCAGCACCTCCAGCCCCGCATACTGCGCGGCACTGCTGTACACGTAGTCTTCGGCGCGGTAGCAGATCCCGGCCCGCACTGGATTCTGGTGAATGTAGTCGAGCCGCTGCCGGGTCATGGCTTCGGTGGTCAGCTCCACGGCGTGGCTGTCGTTTTGCCACACCTGCACGTAGGTGTTGTCGGGATTGAAGCGGCCCTCGCTGGTAAATATCCATTCCAGCCACTTGCGGCGGCTTTCCTGCTGATTGGCATGCAGCATCCGAAACAGATTCCGGGAGGTGAACTTCTTGAAATCCCTCACGAAGTCTGATAGCGCTGCCCCCTCAGCCGCCCGCGCAATCAGGTGCAGATGATTGGTCATCAGGCAGTAAGCGAACAGCTCCAGTCCCTTCTTCTGTTGGCAGAAGCGTAGGCTCTCAAGGATAAGCTCTTTGTAAGCCGGCCGGGTGAAAATGTCAACCCAGCTGACGATAGTGAAGGTGAGGAAATACAACCCTTGCTGATTCCGGATTCTGTACGCCATCGTATTATAAATCAGAAGCCCACGCTAATGTAGCGTGGGCTTCTGATTTATAATACTGCACGGCTGGCGCGGTTCCGGCTGGCCGCTGCGCGTCCTCCGGTCGAAGACCGGGGCGGTGGGGCGGCCACCGGTCTACGCGGCAAAGCCGCTCAGACCGGGGCCAGCGGCCTACACTAGCGAGATGCTTCGGCTGCGCCTCTGCATGACGGTCTATTTGCTTCTCTGTTCTACCCTACCCGCATCAGCACCAGCGCGGTGCGGCTCGTGACGTAGAGGCTCAGCTTG is from Hymenobacter yonginensis and encodes:
- a CDS encoding glycoside hydrolase family 31 protein; translated protein: MNEHNIQENNYMLNDLAAKAKQEFFPGKVVASQQDGSDFVFRCDNGAQLRLEVITDKVLRFRYASEVGFAPDFSYAFPNGVPARQAPEFLEFRERPDHYRITTDRLICTVAKDGLKTRVLDRSGNTLVQDEKGYHWEYDYDTGNDIVKMSKQVQSGVHYYGLGDKPDNMNLRGKRFTNWGSDTYGYVKGSDPLYKNIPLYLELQQKIAHGIFFDNSFKASFDFAAERADVTSFWAQGGEMNYYFIYGPSLLEVTEEYTRLTCPPELPPLWALGYHQCKWSYFPESNVKEIAKGFRDRQIPCDALYLDIDYMDGYRCFTWSPTHFPEPKRMVQELAQDGFKTIVIIDPGIKIDPNYRVFAEGLEKDVYCRRADGPLMKGSVWPGLCNFPDYTRPDVREWWAGLFKGLIEETGVRGVWNDMNEPAVFEKGTFPDDVRFDYDGHPASHKKAHNIYGMQMARATNEGVKQFSYPNRPFTITRSTYAGGQRYSSAWTGDNIASWEHLWLANIQCQRLSISGFSFIGSDIGGFIDTPDGELYVRWVALGAFHPFFRTHSSGDHGDQEPWSFGENFMELARGFIELRYRLLPYMYSTFWQYVSQGTPMLRPLAFLDQTDTDTYLRMAEFSLGDHLLVCPITQAGADGRWMYLPRGDWFYYYTDEAKSGGAEVWAAAGLDRIPLFVRAGAVIPMYPVQQYVGEKVIDEVTLHVYYKAGQESSVLYDDGGEGYGYQSGQSTTRRFTVTGTESGLLLQQATEGDYQPSFTRYRVVLHGLPFQPAAYSTDGQPAEAVAVTLETGLTLPGVVVDATFTELVVG
- a CDS encoding glycosyltransferase family 4 protein; this encodes MTIAPLKVLMLGWDAPAGAEATPATTAALVSALAPHAALTLLLPHLPEPMHLPAPATATGLGNLTAEELALADTHFNAPHPETWQSPMAPYLGATVGTEATGPATPAAPYIGSSEAAPAAALGPDAAAEPASADTAQTAETATLLNADAFAADEAEPDAQEAAALDFTELAGAEPETADQEGAPYSETLAPTAPVAAIQPAPAAALVGPQSVLTVALEALRTPAVSDADLNFRVIQYARFATRLAASQEFAVIYAADWQAWLAGLELRQLTGKPLVLHVHSLAQDRNTAADRGWVLELERLALRRADLVLAASSALALRVLELHELPPQRVRRLSAAAAQDPARLAEAILAALQEVAPA
- a CDS encoding YdeI/OmpD-associated family protein, encoding MSDSQEQVFDTTLELHPTDGGVFLFVPFSVPEVFGQRGQVHVRGTLDGFPFRLPLTLDEDGHHILAVNKQLRNTIGKTWGLPVHVTMMPDTDEPGFVVPDDLARALERTGLRPAFDQLAYPHRREYVQWVERAKKPEARQRRIQDVLEGAEAGKKLK
- a CDS encoding REP-associated tyrosine transposase; this encodes MAYRIRNQQGLYFLTFTIVSWVDIFTRPAYKELILESLRFCQQKKGLELFAYCLMTNHLHLIARAAEGAALSDFVRDFKKFTSRNLFRMLHANQQESRRKWLEWIFTSEGRFNPDNTYVQVWQNDSHAVELTTEAMTRQRLDYIHQNPVRAGICYRAEDYVYSSAAQYAGLEVLLPVELLF